Proteins found in one Mustela lutreola isolate mMusLut2 chromosome 10, mMusLut2.pri, whole genome shotgun sequence genomic segment:
- the SLC6A9 gene encoding sodium- and chloride-dependent glycine transporter 1 isoform X3: MVLCPARPPRGTRTSNGATGATRSRAFMFPYFIMLIFCGIPLFFMELSFGQFASQGCLGVWRISPMFKGVGYGMMVVSTYIGIYYNVVICIAFYYFFSSMTHVLPWAYCDNPWNTPDCAGVLDASNLTNGSRPATPPGSLSHLLNHSLQRTSPSEEYWRLYVLKLSDDIGNFGEVRLPLLGCLGVSWVVVFLCLIRGVKSSGKVVYFTATFPYVVLTILFVRGVTLEGAFTGIMYYLTPQWDKILEAKVWGDAASQIFYSLGCAWGGLITMASYNKFHNNCYRDSIIISITNCATSVYAGFVIFSILGFMANHLGVDVSRVADHGPGLAFVAYPEALTLLPISPLWSLLFFFMLILLGLGTQFCLLETLVTAIVDEVGNEWILQKKTYVTLGVAVAGFLLGIPLTSQAGIYWLLLMDNYAASFSLVIISCIMCVSIMYIYGHRNYFQDIQMMLGFPPPLFFQICWRFVSPAIIFFILIFTVIQYRPITYNHYQYPGWAVAIGFLMALSSVICIPLYALFQLCRTDGDTLLQRLKNATKPSRDWGPALLEHQTGRYAPAIPPSPEDGLEVQPLHPDKAQIPMVGSNSSSRLQDSRI; this comes from the exons ATGGTGCTGTGCCCAGCGAGGCCACCAAGAGGGACCAGAACCTCAAACGGGGCAACTGGGGCAACCAGATCGA GAGCCTTCATGTTCCCCTACTTCATCATGCTGATTTTCTGCGGGATTCCCCTCTTCTTCATGGAGCTGTCCTTTGGCCAGTTTGCAagtcagggctgcctgggggTCTGGAGGATCAGCCCCATGTTCAAAG GTGTGGGCTATGGCATGATGGTAGTGTCCACGTATATCGGCATCTACTACAACGTGGTCATCTGCATCGCCTTCTACTACTTCTTCTCGTCCATGACGCATGTGCTACCCTGGGCTTACTGTGATAACCCCTGGAACACGCCTGACTGTGCCGGGGTGCTGGACGCCTCCAACCTCACCAATGGCTCCCGGCCTGCCACCCCACCAGGCAGCCTCTCCCACCTGCTCAACCACTCCCTCCAGCGGACCAGCCCCAGCGAGGAGTACTGGAG GCTGTACGTGCTGAAGCTCTCAGACGACATCGGGAACTTCGGAGAGGTGCGATTGCCCCTCCTTGGCTGCCTCGGTGTCTCTTGGGTGGTGGTCTTCCTCTGCCTCATCCGAGGGGTCAAGTCTTCAGGGAAA GTGGTGTACTTCACAGCCACGTTTCCCTACGTGGTGCTGACCATCCTGTTCGTCCGAGGTGTGACCCTGGAAGGAGCCTTCACCGGCATCATGTACTACCTGACCCCCCAGTGGGACAAGATCCTGGAGGCCAAG GTGTGGGGGGATGCTGCCTCCCAGATATTCTACTCGCTGGGCTGCGCCTGGGGAGGCCTCATCACCATGGCTTCCTACAACAAATTCCATAACAACTGCTATCG gGACAGCATCATTATTAGCATCACTAACTGTGCCACCAGCGTCTACGCCGGCTTCGTCATCTTCTCCATCCTGGGCTTCATGGCCAATCACCTGGGTGTGGACGTGTCCCGTGTGGCTGACCATGGCCCTGGCCTAGCCTTCGTGGCTTACCCCGAGGCCCTCACCCTGctgcccatctccccactctGGTCCCTGCTCTTCTTCTTTATGCTCATCTTGCTGGGGCTGGGCACTCAG TTCTGCCTCCTAGAGACACTGGTCACAGCCATTGTGGATGAGGTGGGAAATGAGTGGATCCTGCAGAAAAAGACCTACGTGACCTTGGGTGTGGCCGTGGCTGGGTTCCTGCTGGGCATCCCTCTTACCAGCCAG GCAGGCATCTACTGGCTGCTGTTAATGGACAACTATGCGGCCAGCTTCTCCTTGGTCATCATCTCCTGCATCATGTGTGTGTCCATCATGTACATCTATG GGCACAGGAACTACTTCCAGGACATCCAGATGATGCTGGGCTTCCCACCACCCCTCTTCTTCCAGATCTGCTGGCGCTTTGTGTCTCCAGCCATCATCTTT TTCATTCTCATCTTCACCGTGATCCAGTACCGGCCAATCACCTACAACCACTACCAATACCCAGGCTGGGCTGTGGCCATCGGCTTCCTGATGGCTTTGTCCTCCGTCATTTGCATCCCCCTTTATGCCCTGTTCCAGCTCTGCCGCACAGATGGGGACACGCTCCTCcag CGTTTGAAAAATGCCACAAAGCCAAGCAGAGACTGGGGCCCCGCCCTCCTGGAGCACCAGACTGGGCGCTATGCCCCCGCCATCCCACCCTCTCCTGAAGACGGGCTTGAGGTCCAGCCGCTGCACCCGGACAAGGCCCAGATCCCCATGGTGGGCAGTAACAGCTCTAGCCGCCTGCAGGACTCCCGGATATGA
- the SLC6A9 gene encoding sodium- and chloride-dependent glycine transporter 1 isoform X1, whose amino-acid sequence MASACGPVAPSSPEQNGAVPSEATKRDQNLKRGNWGNQIEFVLTSVGYAVGLGNVWRFPYLCYRNGGGAFMFPYFIMLIFCGIPLFFMELSFGQFASQGCLGVWRISPMFKGVGYGMMVVSTYIGIYYNVVICIAFYYFFSSMTHVLPWAYCDNPWNTPDCAGVLDASNLTNGSRPATPPGSLSHLLNHSLQRTSPSEEYWRLYVLKLSDDIGNFGEVRLPLLGCLGVSWVVVFLCLIRGVKSSGKVVYFTATFPYVVLTILFVRGVTLEGAFTGIMYYLTPQWDKILEAKVWGDAASQIFYSLGCAWGGLITMASYNKFHNNCYRDSIIISITNCATSVYAGFVIFSILGFMANHLGVDVSRVADHGPGLAFVAYPEALTLLPISPLWSLLFFFMLILLGLGTQFCLLETLVTAIVDEVGNEWILQKKTYVTLGVAVAGFLLGIPLTSQAGIYWLLLMDNYAASFSLVIISCIMCVSIMYIYGHRNYFQDIQMMLGFPPPLFFQICWRFVSPAIIFFILIFTVIQYRPITYNHYQYPGWAVAIGFLMALSSVICIPLYALFQLCRTDGDTLLQRLKNATKPSRDWGPALLEHQTGRYAPAIPPSPEDGLEVQPLHPDKAQIPMVGSNSSSRLQDSRI is encoded by the exons ATGGCCTCGGCTTGTGGACCTGtggccccctcctccccagaacAG AATGGTGCTGTGCCCAGCGAGGCCACCAAGAGGGACCAGAACCTCAAACGGGGCAACTGGGGCAACCAGATCGAGTTTGTACTGACGAGCGTGGGCTATGCCGTGGGCCTGGGCAATGTTTGGCGCTTCCCATACCTCTGCTATCGCAACGGGGGAG GAGCCTTCATGTTCCCCTACTTCATCATGCTGATTTTCTGCGGGATTCCCCTCTTCTTCATGGAGCTGTCCTTTGGCCAGTTTGCAagtcagggctgcctgggggTCTGGAGGATCAGCCCCATGTTCAAAG GTGTGGGCTATGGCATGATGGTAGTGTCCACGTATATCGGCATCTACTACAACGTGGTCATCTGCATCGCCTTCTACTACTTCTTCTCGTCCATGACGCATGTGCTACCCTGGGCTTACTGTGATAACCCCTGGAACACGCCTGACTGTGCCGGGGTGCTGGACGCCTCCAACCTCACCAATGGCTCCCGGCCTGCCACCCCACCAGGCAGCCTCTCCCACCTGCTCAACCACTCCCTCCAGCGGACCAGCCCCAGCGAGGAGTACTGGAG GCTGTACGTGCTGAAGCTCTCAGACGACATCGGGAACTTCGGAGAGGTGCGATTGCCCCTCCTTGGCTGCCTCGGTGTCTCTTGGGTGGTGGTCTTCCTCTGCCTCATCCGAGGGGTCAAGTCTTCAGGGAAA GTGGTGTACTTCACAGCCACGTTTCCCTACGTGGTGCTGACCATCCTGTTCGTCCGAGGTGTGACCCTGGAAGGAGCCTTCACCGGCATCATGTACTACCTGACCCCCCAGTGGGACAAGATCCTGGAGGCCAAG GTGTGGGGGGATGCTGCCTCCCAGATATTCTACTCGCTGGGCTGCGCCTGGGGAGGCCTCATCACCATGGCTTCCTACAACAAATTCCATAACAACTGCTATCG gGACAGCATCATTATTAGCATCACTAACTGTGCCACCAGCGTCTACGCCGGCTTCGTCATCTTCTCCATCCTGGGCTTCATGGCCAATCACCTGGGTGTGGACGTGTCCCGTGTGGCTGACCATGGCCCTGGCCTAGCCTTCGTGGCTTACCCCGAGGCCCTCACCCTGctgcccatctccccactctGGTCCCTGCTCTTCTTCTTTATGCTCATCTTGCTGGGGCTGGGCACTCAG TTCTGCCTCCTAGAGACACTGGTCACAGCCATTGTGGATGAGGTGGGAAATGAGTGGATCCTGCAGAAAAAGACCTACGTGACCTTGGGTGTGGCCGTGGCTGGGTTCCTGCTGGGCATCCCTCTTACCAGCCAG GCAGGCATCTACTGGCTGCTGTTAATGGACAACTATGCGGCCAGCTTCTCCTTGGTCATCATCTCCTGCATCATGTGTGTGTCCATCATGTACATCTATG GGCACAGGAACTACTTCCAGGACATCCAGATGATGCTGGGCTTCCCACCACCCCTCTTCTTCCAGATCTGCTGGCGCTTTGTGTCTCCAGCCATCATCTTT TTCATTCTCATCTTCACCGTGATCCAGTACCGGCCAATCACCTACAACCACTACCAATACCCAGGCTGGGCTGTGGCCATCGGCTTCCTGATGGCTTTGTCCTCCGTCATTTGCATCCCCCTTTATGCCCTGTTCCAGCTCTGCCGCACAGATGGGGACACGCTCCTCcag CGTTTGAAAAATGCCACAAAGCCAAGCAGAGACTGGGGCCCCGCCCTCCTGGAGCACCAGACTGGGCGCTATGCCCCCGCCATCCCACCCTCTCCTGAAGACGGGCTTGAGGTCCAGCCGCTGCACCCGGACAAGGCCCAGATCCCCATGGTGGGCAGTAACAGCTCTAGCCGCCTGCAGGACTCCCGGATATGA
- the SLC6A9 gene encoding sodium- and chloride-dependent glycine transporter 1 isoform X4 has protein sequence MFPYFIMLIFCGIPLFFMELSFGQFASQGCLGVWRISPMFKGVGYGMMVVSTYIGIYYNVVICIAFYYFFSSMTHVLPWAYCDNPWNTPDCAGVLDASNLTNGSRPATPPGSLSHLLNHSLQRTSPSEEYWRLYVLKLSDDIGNFGEVRLPLLGCLGVSWVVVFLCLIRGVKSSGKVVYFTATFPYVVLTILFVRGVTLEGAFTGIMYYLTPQWDKILEAKVWGDAASQIFYSLGCAWGGLITMASYNKFHNNCYRDSIIISITNCATSVYAGFVIFSILGFMANHLGVDVSRVADHGPGLAFVAYPEALTLLPISPLWSLLFFFMLILLGLGTQFCLLETLVTAIVDEVGNEWILQKKTYVTLGVAVAGFLLGIPLTSQAGIYWLLLMDNYAASFSLVIISCIMCVSIMYIYGHRNYFQDIQMMLGFPPPLFFQICWRFVSPAIIFFILIFTVIQYRPITYNHYQYPGWAVAIGFLMALSSVICIPLYALFQLCRTDGDTLLQRLKNATKPSRDWGPALLEHQTGRYAPAIPPSPEDGLEVQPLHPDKAQIPMVGSNSSSRLQDSRI, from the exons ATGTTCCCCTACTTCATCATGCTGATTTTCTGCGGGATTCCCCTCTTCTTCATGGAGCTGTCCTTTGGCCAGTTTGCAagtcagggctgcctgggggTCTGGAGGATCAGCCCCATGTTCAAAG GTGTGGGCTATGGCATGATGGTAGTGTCCACGTATATCGGCATCTACTACAACGTGGTCATCTGCATCGCCTTCTACTACTTCTTCTCGTCCATGACGCATGTGCTACCCTGGGCTTACTGTGATAACCCCTGGAACACGCCTGACTGTGCCGGGGTGCTGGACGCCTCCAACCTCACCAATGGCTCCCGGCCTGCCACCCCACCAGGCAGCCTCTCCCACCTGCTCAACCACTCCCTCCAGCGGACCAGCCCCAGCGAGGAGTACTGGAG GCTGTACGTGCTGAAGCTCTCAGACGACATCGGGAACTTCGGAGAGGTGCGATTGCCCCTCCTTGGCTGCCTCGGTGTCTCTTGGGTGGTGGTCTTCCTCTGCCTCATCCGAGGGGTCAAGTCTTCAGGGAAA GTGGTGTACTTCACAGCCACGTTTCCCTACGTGGTGCTGACCATCCTGTTCGTCCGAGGTGTGACCCTGGAAGGAGCCTTCACCGGCATCATGTACTACCTGACCCCCCAGTGGGACAAGATCCTGGAGGCCAAG GTGTGGGGGGATGCTGCCTCCCAGATATTCTACTCGCTGGGCTGCGCCTGGGGAGGCCTCATCACCATGGCTTCCTACAACAAATTCCATAACAACTGCTATCG gGACAGCATCATTATTAGCATCACTAACTGTGCCACCAGCGTCTACGCCGGCTTCGTCATCTTCTCCATCCTGGGCTTCATGGCCAATCACCTGGGTGTGGACGTGTCCCGTGTGGCTGACCATGGCCCTGGCCTAGCCTTCGTGGCTTACCCCGAGGCCCTCACCCTGctgcccatctccccactctGGTCCCTGCTCTTCTTCTTTATGCTCATCTTGCTGGGGCTGGGCACTCAG TTCTGCCTCCTAGAGACACTGGTCACAGCCATTGTGGATGAGGTGGGAAATGAGTGGATCCTGCAGAAAAAGACCTACGTGACCTTGGGTGTGGCCGTGGCTGGGTTCCTGCTGGGCATCCCTCTTACCAGCCAG GCAGGCATCTACTGGCTGCTGTTAATGGACAACTATGCGGCCAGCTTCTCCTTGGTCATCATCTCCTGCATCATGTGTGTGTCCATCATGTACATCTATG GGCACAGGAACTACTTCCAGGACATCCAGATGATGCTGGGCTTCCCACCACCCCTCTTCTTCCAGATCTGCTGGCGCTTTGTGTCTCCAGCCATCATCTTT TTCATTCTCATCTTCACCGTGATCCAGTACCGGCCAATCACCTACAACCACTACCAATACCCAGGCTGGGCTGTGGCCATCGGCTTCCTGATGGCTTTGTCCTCCGTCATTTGCATCCCCCTTTATGCCCTGTTCCAGCTCTGCCGCACAGATGGGGACACGCTCCTCcag CGTTTGAAAAATGCCACAAAGCCAAGCAGAGACTGGGGCCCCGCCCTCCTGGAGCACCAGACTGGGCGCTATGCCCCCGCCATCCCACCCTCTCCTGAAGACGGGCTTGAGGTCCAGCCGCTGCACCCGGACAAGGCCCAGATCCCCATGGTGGGCAGTAACAGCTCTAGCCGCCTGCAGGACTCCCGGATATGA
- the SLC6A9 gene encoding sodium- and chloride-dependent glycine transporter 1 isoform X2 — MVGKGAKGMLNGAVPSEATKRDQNLKRGNWGNQIEFVLTSVGYAVGLGNVWRFPYLCYRNGGGAFMFPYFIMLIFCGIPLFFMELSFGQFASQGCLGVWRISPMFKGVGYGMMVVSTYIGIYYNVVICIAFYYFFSSMTHVLPWAYCDNPWNTPDCAGVLDASNLTNGSRPATPPGSLSHLLNHSLQRTSPSEEYWRLYVLKLSDDIGNFGEVRLPLLGCLGVSWVVVFLCLIRGVKSSGKVVYFTATFPYVVLTILFVRGVTLEGAFTGIMYYLTPQWDKILEAKVWGDAASQIFYSLGCAWGGLITMASYNKFHNNCYRDSIIISITNCATSVYAGFVIFSILGFMANHLGVDVSRVADHGPGLAFVAYPEALTLLPISPLWSLLFFFMLILLGLGTQFCLLETLVTAIVDEVGNEWILQKKTYVTLGVAVAGFLLGIPLTSQAGIYWLLLMDNYAASFSLVIISCIMCVSIMYIYGHRNYFQDIQMMLGFPPPLFFQICWRFVSPAIIFFILIFTVIQYRPITYNHYQYPGWAVAIGFLMALSSVICIPLYALFQLCRTDGDTLLQRLKNATKPSRDWGPALLEHQTGRYAPAIPPSPEDGLEVQPLHPDKAQIPMVGSNSSSRLQDSRI; from the exons ATGGTAGGAAAAGGTGCCAAAGGGATGCTG AATGGTGCTGTGCCCAGCGAGGCCACCAAGAGGGACCAGAACCTCAAACGGGGCAACTGGGGCAACCAGATCGAGTTTGTACTGACGAGCGTGGGCTATGCCGTGGGCCTGGGCAATGTTTGGCGCTTCCCATACCTCTGCTATCGCAACGGGGGAG GAGCCTTCATGTTCCCCTACTTCATCATGCTGATTTTCTGCGGGATTCCCCTCTTCTTCATGGAGCTGTCCTTTGGCCAGTTTGCAagtcagggctgcctgggggTCTGGAGGATCAGCCCCATGTTCAAAG GTGTGGGCTATGGCATGATGGTAGTGTCCACGTATATCGGCATCTACTACAACGTGGTCATCTGCATCGCCTTCTACTACTTCTTCTCGTCCATGACGCATGTGCTACCCTGGGCTTACTGTGATAACCCCTGGAACACGCCTGACTGTGCCGGGGTGCTGGACGCCTCCAACCTCACCAATGGCTCCCGGCCTGCCACCCCACCAGGCAGCCTCTCCCACCTGCTCAACCACTCCCTCCAGCGGACCAGCCCCAGCGAGGAGTACTGGAG GCTGTACGTGCTGAAGCTCTCAGACGACATCGGGAACTTCGGAGAGGTGCGATTGCCCCTCCTTGGCTGCCTCGGTGTCTCTTGGGTGGTGGTCTTCCTCTGCCTCATCCGAGGGGTCAAGTCTTCAGGGAAA GTGGTGTACTTCACAGCCACGTTTCCCTACGTGGTGCTGACCATCCTGTTCGTCCGAGGTGTGACCCTGGAAGGAGCCTTCACCGGCATCATGTACTACCTGACCCCCCAGTGGGACAAGATCCTGGAGGCCAAG GTGTGGGGGGATGCTGCCTCCCAGATATTCTACTCGCTGGGCTGCGCCTGGGGAGGCCTCATCACCATGGCTTCCTACAACAAATTCCATAACAACTGCTATCG gGACAGCATCATTATTAGCATCACTAACTGTGCCACCAGCGTCTACGCCGGCTTCGTCATCTTCTCCATCCTGGGCTTCATGGCCAATCACCTGGGTGTGGACGTGTCCCGTGTGGCTGACCATGGCCCTGGCCTAGCCTTCGTGGCTTACCCCGAGGCCCTCACCCTGctgcccatctccccactctGGTCCCTGCTCTTCTTCTTTATGCTCATCTTGCTGGGGCTGGGCACTCAG TTCTGCCTCCTAGAGACACTGGTCACAGCCATTGTGGATGAGGTGGGAAATGAGTGGATCCTGCAGAAAAAGACCTACGTGACCTTGGGTGTGGCCGTGGCTGGGTTCCTGCTGGGCATCCCTCTTACCAGCCAG GCAGGCATCTACTGGCTGCTGTTAATGGACAACTATGCGGCCAGCTTCTCCTTGGTCATCATCTCCTGCATCATGTGTGTGTCCATCATGTACATCTATG GGCACAGGAACTACTTCCAGGACATCCAGATGATGCTGGGCTTCCCACCACCCCTCTTCTTCCAGATCTGCTGGCGCTTTGTGTCTCCAGCCATCATCTTT TTCATTCTCATCTTCACCGTGATCCAGTACCGGCCAATCACCTACAACCACTACCAATACCCAGGCTGGGCTGTGGCCATCGGCTTCCTGATGGCTTTGTCCTCCGTCATTTGCATCCCCCTTTATGCCCTGTTCCAGCTCTGCCGCACAGATGGGGACACGCTCCTCcag CGTTTGAAAAATGCCACAAAGCCAAGCAGAGACTGGGGCCCCGCCCTCCTGGAGCACCAGACTGGGCGCTATGCCCCCGCCATCCCACCCTCTCCTGAAGACGGGCTTGAGGTCCAGCCGCTGCACCCGGACAAGGCCCAGATCCCCATGGTGGGCAGTAACAGCTCTAGCCGCCTGCAGGACTCCCGGATATGA